One Ficedula albicollis isolate OC2 chromosome Z, FicAlb1.5, whole genome shotgun sequence DNA window includes the following coding sequences:
- the GADD45G gene encoding growth arrest and DNA damage-inducible protein GADD45 gamma → MTLEEIHGQQPMPAGHDWMQGAGTALHELLVSAQRRGCLTAGVYESAKLMNVDPDNVAFCVLAADQEDEGDIALQIHFTLIQAFCCENDIDIVRVNDVAKLAAIVGPSEDSGEPRDLHCILITNPNEEGWKDPALEKLNLFCEESRNVNDWVPTITLPE, encoded by the exons ATGACTCTGGAGGAGATCCACGGACAGCAGCCCATGCCTGCGGGCCACGACTG GATGCAGGGCGCCGGCACGGCCCTCCACGAGCTGCTGGTGTCGGCGCAGCGCCGGGGCTGCCTCACCGCCGGCGTCTACGAGTCGGCCAAGCTGATGAATGT CGACCCCGACAACGTCGCGTTCTGCGTGCTGGCCGCGGACCAGGAGGACGAGGGGGACATCGCCCTGCAGATCCACTTCACTCTGATCCAAGCCTTCTGCTGCGAGAACGACATCGACATCGTGCGGGTGAACGACGTGGCCAAGCTGGCGGCCATCGTGGGGCCCAGCGAGGACTCCGGGGAGCCGCGGGATCTGCACTGCATCCTCATCACG aaCCCGAATGAGGAAGGGTGGAAGGACCCAGCTCTGGAGAAGCTGAACTTGTTTTGCGAAGAGAGCCGAAATGTCAATGACTGGGTGCCAACTATCACCCTGCCTGAGTGA